The DNA sequence GATCCTGGCTCGTCCGTCTCCTTCTCGACCGTGGCTACTCCGTCCACGCCACCGTTCAGGATCTCAGTttattctctctccctctctttctctctcgttTCTAGTTTCTGCTTTCGTAAATGCAAATTCGTTAATCTGCGGAATTTTCATCTCCTGCTTAATATTCCAATTTGCAGAGGATGAGAGTGAAACGAAACATCTAGAAGCTCTGGAAGGAGCAGAGGCCCGTCTCCGTCTCTTCCAAATCGATCTCCTTAACTATGCCTCTATCCTCACTGCCGTCAGTGGCTGCGCTGGAGTCTTCCACCTCGCCTCTCCCTGCATCGTCGATGAAGTTCTAGAGCCCGAGGTTCTTGATATATTGACCTGAAATTCTGTTAGAATGATCAAAAGCCAGGCCTTGACATAGCACCCTATATTCCCGCAAattcaactcttttttttttccttttattatacATCGTTTTGTTGTGATATATTCTACGTAATTTGGTGGTTCCACAGAAACAACTTCTGGACCCGGCGATCAAGGGAACGCTAAACGTGTTGACGGCGGCAAAGGAAGCAGGGGTGAGTCGCGTGGTGGTGACTTCATCCATCTCAGCTATTATTCCGAGCCCTAATTGGCCGGCCGATATCGTCAAGTCTGAGGATTGCTGGACCGACATTGAGTACTGCAAGCAGAAAGGAGTGAGTGCCCCTGCACCTGAATTTGGATaggtttttataaatttatctcgGACTATAATTGTGGTTCCGATTGGATCATGAAGGCATTGCATGGTTGTTTGTTCAGTTTACATTGGGTCTTATGGATAggtgtgtgtttgtttgttttttttatggTGTAGTTATGGTATTCGCTTTCTAAAACCCTAGCTGAGAAAGCTGCTTGGGATTTTGCCAAAGAGAAAGGTTTGGATGTGGTGGTGGTAAATCCTGGGACGGTAATGGGCCCTGTGATCCCTCCTAGGCTCAATGCAAGCATGTTAATGCTTGTTCGCATTCTCCAGGGTAAGTATCTATCCTTGCAGCATGTCTTTTTTGgttatattgttcttattgggGGATTCTTTCATCGGAAATAAAATCACGATTTTTCCACCATCTTAGGTGTGGTTTATATCAATTGAATTGATGTACCATTGTTTTTACTTTAATCGGAGCGTTTCATAACTTCAACCtgaaatagaaaattaataCTCGGGTGTCTTGGGCGGTTTAGCAGATCATGTAGTCCGTGATCTGTGAGGACACATCAGCTGCTCTTTGACTTTTTATTCTAGTTATTACTCGTTGTATTTCTAACCTCTAATGAAAACCATAACTGtcttaattctaattttcttaTGTCTAGAGCTAATAGATGCACTGATGGTGACATTTTATTCTTACTGCAGGATGCACTGAAACGTATGAGAACTTTTTTATGGGATCTGTGCATTTCAAAGATGTAGCTCTAGCACATATATTGGTGTACGAGAACAAATCAGCAAGTGGAAGGCACTTGTGTGTTGAAGCTATATCTCATTATGGTGATTTTGTGGCAAAGGTTGCTGAAATTTACCCTGAATATGAGGTGAAAAGGTAATAATTTGACTTCCTGCTTCTGCATGTGGGTTTGAAAGTAATAACTATTTACTtgtctttttttgaaaaaaatgaacatCTGAACCTTCCAAACAGCATCAGAACTATAAATTCTGAATATGGTGGGATTGAATTTACATTCCAATGATAGTCATTTTCTAGAGATTATGAtgcttgatgatgatggtggATATATCCGACTACCATTTGCCAAATGAGCTTTATTGAATTTACATTGATATTGTAGTGTCTGCTACAAGTACCACTGAAGTTTCTCATCacatttggtttggttttaacTACTTTTTGTGTTTTGAGTTCACCCCACCCAATCTCACTCCGATCCTTGGACTAAGTGGGGTGATCAGGCTGGTTTCCTGCACTTTGAGTTCACTAAATTCTGGATCtttttgtaaccttttttttaatttctggttGCTATAGGacagaaaaaagtttttttagATGCCTTGTTTTATACTAATTGTAATCGCCAAGGTGTCTTTGGAGATAGGGTTTTACCACTCCGTCGGTTTTGCTTTTTGATATTGTCACTGCCAAGGTGTCCTTAGTTTTAACCACGGTATTTCTCCCGCCATAAGTAAGggttcataaataaattatgggGTGCTGtcctcttctttagaaaaaatagTGGGGTGGATCTGTAGAGGTCCAGTATACAACTTCTGTTCTTGCTTCTTAATGATGTCTACTGGCTTGTATGCGTTCTATTGATTTTACAATTTCCCGTCAAGAAACCGAATGTCACGTAGATATATCTTCCTGAATTCCCAAatgtttttttctgtttctccaGATCTGTCGTATCCATTAGATGGAATTATTCCAACTTAAATGCAGTAGAAATGGTCTTATAAATTGTTAATGCTATGATGTCTCTGTGTATGTAGGTTGCCAAAGGATACCCAACCTGAGTTGTTAAGGACGAAGGATGGATCAAAGAAGCTGATGGACTTGGGCTTACAATTCATACCCATGGAGCAAATTATCAAGGAGGCTGTTGAGAGTTTAAAGAGCAGGGGATTTATTTCTTGAATTGAGCTTCAAGCATCACTGAAGAACTTCAAGGAGCCAATTACTAGCTGCATATGCTCACGAACACCCGGTAACCTATCTATCTTGTAAATTGACTGGGTGGTGAAGACAAGTATGTATGAATAATTCTAGGCAATAAAGTAAGCTTATTTACTTCAATTAGTATGTCCTTGCAATCTTTTCCTGGTATGTAATCGAGAAAAAAACTAGATTGTTGTATGTTTCAAGAAGTTTTGTCAGGTAGTATTTCTTCCAAGTTGCTTCTCGACAGAGTTGAATTTGTAAGAATTTTTGTAGTAAAAACGGAGGTACTTGGTAAGTTGcaaatgtgtaaaaaaatgatatttgttaaCAATCAAAATGGCTGCTCTGCACTTTCTGCCTTGATTTCGGATTCTTAAGCCTTTCCACTGCTGTTATGTTAATTTTGCCTATTTGATGTATAGCTTTGCCAAAAGCCCATGAAAAACAGCCTTGT is a window from the Carya illinoinensis cultivar Pawnee chromosome 14, C.illinoinensisPawnee_v1, whole genome shotgun sequence genome containing:
- the LOC122294055 gene encoding cinnamoyl-CoA reductase 1-like → MAREGEVVCVTGGSGCIGSWLVRLLLDRGYSVHATVQDLKDESETKHLEALEGAEARLRLFQIDLLNYASILTAVSGCAGVFHLASPCIVDEVLEPEKQLLDPAIKGTLNVLTAAKEAGVSRVVVTSSISAIIPSPNWPADIVKSEDCWTDIEYCKQKGLWYSLSKTLAEKAAWDFAKEKGLDVVVVNPGTVMGPVIPPRLNASMLMLVRILQGCTETYENFFMGSVHFKDVALAHILVYENKSASGRHLCVEAISHYGDFVAKVAEIYPEYEVKRLPKDTQPELLRTKDGSKKLMDLGLQFIPMEQIIKEAVESLKSRGFIS